The following coding sequences are from one Streptomyces sp. NBC_01294 window:
- a CDS encoding ABC transporter substrate-binding protein, whose protein sequence is MLRSSARRGAAVLLSAAVLTTLSACGAAPDQKSGGADGAKNGVQPGAATSVADFGSMEALAAAAQKEGELNVIALPPDWANYGEIIKAFEAKYKIKVNSENPDASSADEIAAVKSRQGQKRAPDVLDLGIAFARSGAAENLFAPYKVTAWDKIPVTQKDADARWYNDYGGYVSIGCDAARIPTCPKTFADLLKPEYKGKVALNGNPTKSGSAFGGVYAAALANKGSFADIQPGIDFFGQLKKNGNFIPVESTPATVEKGETPISIDWDYLNAGYAQQFKGKGVDWKVTVPADGVFAQYYSQAINKDAPHPAAARLWMEFLYSGEGQNLWLKGYARPVLLPAMTEDGTADKDAVAKLPQVQGTPAFPVSAELDRAKATLAEKWDKALS, encoded by the coding sequence TCCGCCCGTCGCGGTGCGGCCGTTCTGCTCAGCGCCGCCGTCCTCACCACGCTCAGCGCGTGTGGTGCCGCACCCGACCAGAAGTCCGGTGGCGCCGACGGCGCCAAGAACGGCGTGCAGCCGGGCGCCGCGACCTCGGTGGCCGACTTCGGCTCCATGGAGGCCCTCGCCGCCGCCGCGCAGAAGGAGGGCGAGCTGAACGTGATCGCGCTCCCGCCGGACTGGGCGAACTACGGCGAGATCATCAAGGCCTTCGAGGCCAAGTACAAGATCAAGGTGAACAGCGAGAACCCGGACGCCTCCAGCGCCGACGAGATCGCCGCCGTCAAGTCCCGCCAGGGCCAGAAGCGCGCCCCCGACGTACTGGACCTCGGCATCGCCTTCGCCCGCAGCGGCGCCGCCGAGAACCTCTTCGCCCCGTACAAGGTCACCGCCTGGGACAAGATCCCCGTCACCCAGAAGGACGCCGACGCCCGCTGGTACAACGACTACGGCGGCTACGTCTCCATCGGCTGCGACGCGGCCCGCATCCCCACCTGCCCGAAGACCTTCGCCGATCTCCTCAAGCCCGAGTACAAGGGCAAGGTCGCCCTCAACGGCAACCCCACCAAGTCCGGTTCGGCCTTCGGCGGCGTGTATGCGGCCGCCCTCGCCAACAAGGGCTCCTTCGCGGACATCCAGCCCGGCATCGACTTCTTCGGGCAGCTGAAGAAGAACGGGAACTTCATCCCGGTCGAGTCCACCCCGGCCACCGTCGAGAAGGGCGAGACGCCCATCTCCATCGACTGGGACTACCTGAACGCCGGCTACGCCCAGCAGTTCAAGGGCAAGGGCGTCGACTGGAAGGTCACCGTCCCCGCCGACGGCGTCTTCGCCCAGTACTACTCGCAGGCCATCAACAAGGACGCCCCGCACCCGGCGGCCGCCCGCCTGTGGATGGAGTTCCTCTACAGCGGCGAGGGCCAGAACCTCTGGCTCAAGGGCTACGCCCGCCCGGTGCTGCTGCCCGCCATGACCGAGGACGGCACCGCCGACAAGGACGCCGTCGCCAAGCTCCCGCAGGTGCAGGGCACCCCGGCTTTCCCGGTCTCCGCGGAGCTCGACCGGGCCAAGGCAACCCTCGCCGAGAAGTGGGACAAGGCCCTCTCCTGA
- a CDS encoding ABC transporter permease has product MPTSDSRAAGGTRRRRRGPRTWLAALPLLVFTGLCFGIPLGAMAFGAVTRTDPAGGATRLTGEHLARSLQGPYLGSLIGSVQLSALTALVGGVLGVVIAQAVVTSRSKGLRSAALTASGVLANFGGVPLAFAFIATVGISGVVTQLADLADLGWNLYSFTGLTVVYLYFLIPLMVLVIAPALDGLRPQWREAAQSSGATGWQFWRHVGLPVLAPSLLGGFVLLFGTAFAAHATAAALVGGSVPLVTLKIADALSGNVLTGQENVALALGLDMILIAGLVMAVYLPLQRRSARWLR; this is encoded by the coding sequence ATGCCCACCTCAGACTCCCGCGCCGCCGGCGGCACCCGCCGCCGGCGGCGCGGTCCGCGCACCTGGCTCGCGGCCCTCCCGCTCCTCGTCTTCACCGGGCTCTGCTTCGGCATCCCGCTCGGCGCCATGGCCTTCGGCGCGGTCACCCGCACCGACCCGGCGGGCGGCGCCACCCGGCTGACCGGGGAACACCTCGCGCGCTCGCTGCAGGGCCCGTACCTGGGCTCGCTCATCGGCAGCGTCCAGCTCTCCGCCCTCACCGCACTCGTCGGCGGCGTCCTGGGCGTCGTGATCGCCCAGGCCGTGGTCACGTCCCGCTCCAAGGGCCTGCGCAGTGCGGCCCTGACCGCCTCGGGAGTGCTGGCCAACTTCGGCGGCGTGCCCCTCGCGTTCGCGTTCATCGCCACCGTCGGTATCTCCGGAGTCGTCACCCAGCTCGCCGACCTCGCGGACCTCGGCTGGAACCTCTACTCCTTCACCGGCCTCACCGTGGTCTACCTGTACTTCCTGATCCCGCTGATGGTGCTGGTGATCGCCCCGGCGCTGGACGGACTGCGCCCGCAGTGGCGCGAGGCCGCCCAGAGCAGCGGGGCCACCGGATGGCAGTTCTGGCGCCATGTCGGCCTGCCCGTGCTCGCTCCGTCCCTCCTCGGCGGGTTCGTACTGCTCTTCGGCACCGCCTTCGCCGCCCACGCCACGGCCGCGGCCCTCGTCGGCGGCTCCGTACCCCTGGTCACGCTCAAGATCGCGGACGCGCTGTCCGGGAACGTGCTCACCGGCCAGGAGAACGTGGCGCTCGCCCTCGGCCTCGACATGATCCTGATCGCCGGCCTGGTCATGGCGGTCTACCTGCCCCTCCAGCGACGGAGCGCCCGATGGCTGCGATGA
- a CDS encoding ABC transporter permease codes for MAAMTPTTPATPATPATPATPATPATQTTPAAPYAAGSAPDTEAPGRSSSARRPRPGIWRGAVLALAGAYFLVPLLASFVFTVHVPGQGITFEAYTALLSADGFTESLLLSLGLAAATIALSLLLAVPALVAVRIGSPRLRPVVEVMCMLPLVVPPIALVTGITTVLRWGPEHLSRTPLYQTFIAVQNEKFPVVLVFAYTVLALPFVYRSLDAGLRAVDVPTLVEAARSCGASWPYVVLRVLLPNLRASLAGAAFLTLALVLGEFTIASLLGFQPFAVWIVSISGAQARMSVAVSILSLLITWLLLIALSRAGTTPSTTAAAPATTSRKES; via the coding sequence ATGGCTGCGATGACCCCGACCACCCCGGCCACTCCCGCCACCCCGGCCACTCCCGCCACCCCGGCCACTCCCGCCACCCAGACCACTCCGGCCGCACCGTACGCTGCCGGGAGCGCCCCGGACACCGAGGCACCCGGCCGGTCGTCCTCGGCCCGGCGCCCCCGGCCCGGGATCTGGCGCGGAGCCGTCCTCGCCCTGGCCGGCGCCTACTTCCTGGTCCCGCTCCTCGCCTCGTTCGTCTTCACCGTGCACGTGCCCGGCCAGGGGATCACCTTCGAGGCGTACACCGCACTGCTCTCCGCCGACGGGTTCACCGAGAGCCTGCTGCTCTCCCTCGGCCTCGCCGCCGCGACCATCGCGCTGTCGCTGCTGCTCGCCGTGCCCGCGCTGGTGGCCGTACGCATCGGCTCGCCGCGGCTGCGCCCGGTCGTCGAGGTGATGTGCATGCTGCCGCTGGTGGTACCGCCGATCGCCCTGGTCACCGGCATCACCACCGTGCTGCGCTGGGGACCGGAACACCTGTCGCGGACCCCGCTCTACCAGACCTTCATCGCCGTCCAGAACGAGAAGTTCCCCGTCGTCCTGGTCTTCGCCTACACGGTCCTCGCGCTCCCCTTCGTCTACCGCTCGCTCGACGCGGGCCTGCGCGCCGTCGACGTGCCGACCCTGGTCGAGGCCGCCCGAAGCTGCGGCGCGAGCTGGCCGTACGTCGTCCTGCGCGTGCTGCTGCCGAACCTGCGGGCCTCGCTCGCCGGCGCCGCCTTCCTCACCCTGGCCCTGGTGCTCGGCGAGTTCACCATCGCCTCCCTCCTCGGGTTCCAGCCCTTCGCGGTGTGGATCGTCTCGATCTCCGGAGCCCAGGCCCGCATGTCGGTGGCCGTCTCCATCCTCAGCCTGCTGATCACCTGGCTGCTGCTGATCGCCCTCTCCCGGGCCGGGACCACCCCCTCCACGACCGCGGCCGCACCCGCCACCACCTCCCGCAAGGAGTCCTGA